The Vitis riparia cultivar Riparia Gloire de Montpellier isolate 1030 chromosome 10, EGFV_Vit.rip_1.0, whole genome shotgun sequence genome includes a region encoding these proteins:
- the LOC117922851 gene encoding uncharacterized protein LOC117922851 isoform X3 — protein sequence MLMFRCLLEISLVSCANKFISIQRHCELRGFLRKRIDSSEILLLCKSGILRFTGDKRSLIGNRSWKFCLVSCANKFISIQRHWELRGFSGTRIDSSEILLLRKSGTFRFTGNKRSLIGNRSWA from the exons atgTTGATGTTCCGTTGTCTATTAGAAATTTCCTTAGTTTCGTgtgcaaataaatttatttccattcaACGACATTGTGAATTAAGAG GTTTCCTGAGGAAAAGAATAGATTCGTCGGAGATACTTTTGTT GTGTAAGAGTGGAATTTTAAGGTTTACCGGGGACAAGAGAAGTTTGATTGGAAATAGGtcttgg aaattttgtttagtttCGTGTGcgaataaatttatttccattcaACGACATTGGGAATTAAGAG GTTTCTCGGGGACAAGAATAGATTCGTCGGAGATACTTCTGTT GCGTAAGAGTGGAACTTTCAGGTTTACCGGGAACAAGAGAAGTTTGATTGGAAATAGGtcttgg GCGTAA